The following coding sequences lie in one Salmo salar chromosome ssa13, Ssal_v3.1, whole genome shotgun sequence genomic window:
- the LOC106567465 gene encoding transcription elongation factor SPT4-like, whose amino-acid sequence MALETCPKDLHHLRACLLCSLVKTIDQFEYDGCDNCESYLQMKGNREMVYECTSSSFDGVIAQMSPEDSWVAKWQRISNFKPGVYAVTVTGWLPPDLKRNS is encoded by the exons ATGGCTTTGGAGACTTGTCCCAAGGACCTCCACCATTTGCGGGCatgccttctgtgttctcttgtGA AGACTATTGACCAGTTTGAATATGATGGCTGTGACAACTGTGAGTCGTACCTTCAGATGAAGGGGAATCGAGAGATGGTATATGAGTGTACAAGTTCCTCGTTTGATGG GGTGATAGCCCAGATGAGTCCAGAGGACAGCTGGGTGGCCAAGTGGCAGAGAATCA GTAACTTCAAGCCAGGTGTCTATGCTGTGACGGTGACAGGGTGGTTACCTCCAG ATCTCAAAAGGAattcctga